The following are from one region of the Polaribacter marinaquae genome:
- a CDS encoding MotA/TolQ/ExbB proton channel family protein, translated as MVTFFQENKELLEETVSEEKTLSIYNLIMDGGIGGQIIIAILFLLLAVGLYIYFERFFAIKAASKVDKNFMDQIKDYVSNGKLDAAKSLCDSKNTPTARLIKKGITRIGKPLEDINTAIETAGKLEVYQLEKNVSVLATIAGAAPMIGFLGTVIGMIVAIHEIANAGGQIDIKMLSDGLYTAMTTTVAGLIVGIIAYITYNHLVVRTDKVVYQMEAKSVEFLDLLNEPV; from the coding sequence ATGGTAACATTTTTTCAAGAAAATAAAGAATTGTTAGAAGAAACAGTTTCCGAAGAAAAAACACTTTCTATCTATAATTTAATTATGGATGGAGGTATTGGAGGTCAAATAATAATAGCAATCCTATTTCTTTTATTAGCTGTAGGATTGTACATTTATTTTGAAAGATTTTTTGCTATAAAGGCAGCTTCTAAAGTAGATAAGAATTTTATGGATCAGATTAAAGATTATGTGTCAAACGGTAAGTTAGACGCTGCTAAGTCTTTGTGTGATAGTAAAAATACACCAACTGCAAGATTAATTAAAAAAGGAATTACTAGAATAGGAAAGCCTTTAGAAGATATTAATACAGCAATAGAAACCGCAGGTAAGTTAGAAGTGTATCAACTAGAAAAAAATGTGAGTGTGCTTGCAACTATTGCGGGTGCTGCACCAATGATTGGTTTTTTAGGAACCGTAATAGGTATGATTGTAGCTATTCATGAAATTGCAAATGCTGGCGGACAAATAGATATAAAAATGCTTTCTGATGGACTTTATACCGCAATGACTACAACTGTGGCTGGTTTAATTGTAGGTATTATTGCGTATATAACTTACAATCATTTAGTAGTAAGAACAGATAAAGTAGTATATCAAATGGAAGCTAAATCTGTAGAGTTTTTAGATTTATTAAACGAACCTGTTTAG
- the nhaD gene encoding sodium:proton antiporter NhaD — protein sequence MESVIIIVFVMGYLAITLEHNLKLDKLIPALIMMAVCWALVALGVDNFSNWFDSANHGLVDGFASMAHDDKLHLVEETLLHHLGKTAEILVFLLGAMTIVEIIDYFDGFSTIKGYVNFKSKKKLLWMFAVLAFILSAIIDNLTATIVLISILQKIVKTREDRIWFAGLIIIAANAGGAFSPIGDVTTTMLWIGDKVSTGMLFTYLFIPSLLCMVVPTFIATFLPAFKGEIDFDENEVEQPKSRHSARMLYLGLGAILFVPVFKTVTHLPPYVGMMLSLAIVATFAEIYSNSKFSISTVEGEQAEEHESGAHHSPVHHSLSKIEMPSILFFLGILMAVAALESLGILFNFADSLKQGIPLIGTELSGTGVSDLVVILLGIGSAIIDNVPLVAASLGMFSEGLDDPLWHFIAFSAGTGGSMLIIGSAAGVVAMGMEKIDFFWYIKKISWLAFIGFLVGSISFVVLRMFV from the coding sequence ATGGAATCAGTAATTATTATAGTGTTTGTAATGGGGTATCTAGCCATTACTTTAGAACATAATTTAAAATTAGATAAATTAATACCGGCCTTAATTATGATGGCGGTATGTTGGGCTTTGGTTGCCTTAGGTGTAGATAATTTTTCTAATTGGTTTGATTCTGCAAATCATGGTTTGGTAGATGGTTTTGCATCTATGGCGCATGATGATAAGTTACATTTAGTAGAAGAAACATTATTACATCACTTAGGTAAAACTGCAGAAATCTTAGTTTTCTTATTGGGTGCTATGACAATTGTAGAGATTATCGATTATTTTGATGGTTTTTCTACAATTAAAGGATATGTTAACTTTAAGAGTAAGAAAAAATTACTTTGGATGTTTGCAGTGTTAGCATTTATTTTATCAGCAATTATAGATAACTTAACTGCAACGATTGTATTAATATCGATACTTCAAAAAATTGTTAAAACAAGAGAAGATAGAATTTGGTTTGCAGGTTTAATTATTATTGCTGCAAATGCTGGTGGAGCTTTTTCTCCGATTGGAGACGTTACAACAACAATGCTTTGGATTGGTGATAAAGTAAGTACAGGTATGTTATTTACATACTTATTTATACCGTCTTTATTATGTATGGTTGTACCAACATTTATAGCTACATTTTTACCAGCTTTTAAAGGTGAAATTGATTTTGATGAAAACGAAGTTGAGCAGCCAAAAAGTAGACATAGTGCAAGAATGCTATATTTAGGTTTAGGGGCAATTTTATTTGTACCAGTATTTAAAACAGTTACACATTTACCTCCTTATGTAGGTATGATGCTTTCTTTAGCAATTGTAGCAACTTTTGCAGAGATTTATAGTAACTCTAAATTCTCTATTTCTACAGTAGAAGGAGAGCAAGCAGAAGAGCATGAAAGTGGAGCGCATCACAGTCCGGTTCATCATTCGTTGTCAAAAATTGAAATGCCAAGTATTTTATTTTTCTTAGGTATTTTAATGGCTGTAGCAGCGTTAGAGTCTTTAGGTATTTTATTTAATTTCGCAGACAGTTTAAAACAAGGAATTCCGTTAATAGGAACAGAGTTAAGCGGAACAGGAGTTTCTGATTTAGTTGTAATTTTATTAGGTATTGGTTCTGCAATTATTGATAATGTACCATTAGTAGCAGCGAGTTTAGGTATGTTTTCTGAAGGTTTAGATGATCCATTATGGCACTTTATTGCATTTTCTGCTGGTACAGGAGGAAGTATGTTAATCATTGGTTCTGCTGCAGGTGTTGTTGCAATGGGAATGGAAAAAATTGATTTTTTCTGGTATATCAAAAAAATATCTTGGTTAGCTTTTATAGGCTTTTTAGTAGGATCTATATCATTTGTAGTACTAAGAATGTTTGTATAA
- a CDS encoding Glu/Leu/Phe/Val dehydrogenase dimerization domain-containing protein, whose translation MKELLKKYENKQPEIVFHWKDQETDAEGWTVINSLRGGAAGGGTRMRKGLDKNEVLSLAKTMEVKFTVSGPAIGGAKSGINFDPNDPRKREVLERWYKAVTPLLKHYYGTGGDLNVDADKDVIPITEDCGVWHPQEGIFNGHFKPTEADKINRIGQLRLGVIKVIENKYFSPDLSRKYTVADMLTGYGVAEAVKHYYNIYGGNIEGKRAIVQGFGNVGSAAAYYLTQLGAKVVGIIDRDGGLINENGFTMDEMTDLFLSKDGNKLVSENMIPFDEINSKIWSLPAEIFIPAAASRLVSKDQVQQMIDTGLEVISPGANVPFADKEIFFGPIMEYTDNHLSLLPDFISNCGIARVFAYLMESKVPLPMQDKAIFDDTSEVIKKALQKTFKKSASKTKICSTAFEIALKQLI comes from the coding sequence ATGAAAGAATTATTAAAAAAATACGAAAACAAGCAGCCAGAAATAGTTTTTCACTGGAAAGATCAAGAAACAGATGCAGAAGGATGGACTGTAATTAACTCTTTAAGAGGAGGTGCAGCCGGCGGAGGTACCAGAATGCGAAAAGGTTTAGATAAAAACGAAGTATTGTCTTTAGCTAAAACTATGGAGGTTAAATTTACTGTATCTGGACCAGCAATTGGTGGTGCAAAATCTGGAATTAATTTCGATCCAAACGATCCTAGAAAAAGAGAAGTTTTAGAAAGATGGTACAAAGCAGTAACACCTTTACTTAAACATTATTATGGTACTGGTGGAGACTTAAATGTAGATGCAGATAAAGATGTAATTCCGATTACAGAAGATTGTGGAGTTTGGCATCCGCAAGAAGGTATTTTTAATGGTCATTTTAAACCTACCGAAGCAGATAAAATTAATAGAATTGGTCAATTACGTTTAGGTGTAATTAAAGTTATAGAAAACAAATATTTTTCTCCAGATTTATCAAGAAAATATACAGTTGCAGATATGTTAACTGGTTATGGTGTTGCAGAAGCAGTAAAGCATTACTATAATATTTACGGTGGCAACATCGAGGGTAAAAGAGCTATCGTGCAAGGTTTCGGAAACGTAGGTTCTGCTGCAGCTTATTATTTAACTCAATTAGGAGCCAAAGTAGTAGGAATTATAGATAGAGATGGTGGTTTAATTAACGAGAATGGTTTTACTATGGATGAAATGACAGATTTGTTTTTATCTAAGGATGGAAATAAACTGGTTTCAGAAAACATGATACCATTTGATGAAATTAACAGTAAAATTTGGAGTTTACCAGCAGAAATTTTTATTCCTGCAGCTGCTTCAAGATTGGTTTCTAAAGATCAAGTTCAGCAAATGATAGATACTGGTTTAGAAGTAATTTCTCCGGGTGCAAATGTTCCGTTTGCAGATAAAGAAATTTTCTTCGGACCAATAATGGAATACACAGATAATCATTTAAGTTTGTTGCCAGACTTTATCTCTAATTGTGGTATTGCAAGAGTTTTTGCTTATTTAATGGAGTCTAAAGTGCCATTACCAATGCAAGACAAAGCTATTTTTGATGATACATCAGAAGTTATTAAAAAAGCATTGCAAAAAACATTTAAAAAGAGTGCGTCTAAAACAAAAATATGTTCAACAGCATTTGAAATAGCGTTAAAACAATTGATATAA
- a CDS encoding anhydro-N-acetylmuramic acid kinase yields MNNNYFFALGLMSGTSLDGVDIVYVKFKRNDYSFFEILQAETIPYSIEWKQQLQNAIHFSSDELKKLDISYGKYLASLINNFVFNYKIEELAFVASHGHTILHEPDKGITLQIGYGNEIAKLTKQKVVCDFRTQDVKLGGQGAPLVPIGDELLFSNINYCLNLGGFSNVSYHNKVSRIAFDICPVNIVLNLYANKLGLEYDASGEIASKGTINKVLLEKLNQLEFYQKNPPKSLGLEWVQQQILPLIDSLEKDVSNVLRTFVEHVAMQISSVLEDSKSVLITGGGVFNVFLIDRIKCYTNVKIVKASNNLINYKEALIFAFLGVLKIDNQINCLKSVTGASQNHSSGIVFLP; encoded by the coding sequence ATGAATAATAATTACTTTTTTGCCTTGGGTTTAATGTCTGGTACATCTTTGGATGGCGTAGATATTGTTTATGTGAAATTTAAGAGAAATGACTATTCGTTTTTTGAAATTTTACAAGCCGAAACCATTCCGTATTCTATAGAATGGAAACAACAATTACAAAACGCTATTCATTTTTCTTCGGATGAGTTAAAAAAGTTAGATATATCTTATGGTAAGTATTTGGCGTCGTTAATAAATAATTTCGTTTTTAATTATAAAATTGAAGAACTAGCATTTGTAGCATCGCATGGTCACACAATTTTACACGAACCAGATAAAGGAATTACGTTACAAATAGGTTATGGAAATGAAATTGCTAAACTAACTAAGCAAAAAGTTGTTTGCGATTTTAGAACACAAGATGTTAAATTAGGCGGTCAAGGTGCGCCGTTAGTGCCAATAGGAGACGAGTTGTTGTTTTCTAATATTAATTATTGTCTTAACCTTGGTGGATTTTCTAATGTTTCGTATCATAATAAAGTTAGTAGAATCGCTTTTGATATTTGCCCGGTAAATATCGTTTTAAATTTATATGCCAATAAGTTAGGATTAGAATATGATGCATCCGGAGAAATTGCATCTAAAGGAACGATTAATAAAGTATTATTAGAAAAGTTAAATCAATTAGAGTTTTATCAGAAAAATCCGCCTAAATCTTTGGGTTTAGAATGGGTGCAACAACAAATATTGCCATTAATTGATAGTTTAGAAAAAGATGTGTCAAATGTTTTAAGAACTTTTGTAGAGCATGTAGCAATGCAAATATCGAGTGTTTTAGAAGATTCTAAATCGGTACTAATAACAGGTGGCGGTGTATTTAATGTTTTCTTAATAGATAGAATTAAATGTTACACTAATGTTAAAATTGTTAAAGCTTCTAATAACTTAATTAACTATAAAGAAGCTTTAATTTTTGCTTTCTTAGGTGTGTTAAAAATTGATAATCAGATAAATTGCTTAAAAAGTGTTACTGGTGCTAGTCAAAATCATTCATCTGGGATTGTTTTTTTACCTTAG
- a CDS encoding acyl-CoA dehydrogenase, translating to MDFSLTEEHIMIRDAARDFAQTELLPGVIERDNKQEFPNELVKKMGDLGFMGIMVDPKYGGSGMDATSYVLIMEELSKIDASASVIVSVNNSLVCYGLEAYASEEQKQKYLTKLATGEFVGAFCLSEPEAGSDATSQATTAEDKGDHYVINGTKNWITSGGRADVYLVIAQTDRSKGHRGINAFIVEKGTEGFHVGPKEDKLGIRGSDTHTLQFNDVKVPKENRIGEDGFGFKFAMKTLSGGRIGIAAQALGIASGAYELALKYSKERKAFGTEICNHQAIAFKLADMYTEIEAARMLVMKAAWDKDQGNNYDMSSAMAKLYASKVAMEQTVEAVQIHGGNGFVKEYHVERLMRDAKITQIYEGTSEIQKIVISRGVIKG from the coding sequence ATGGATTTTAGTTTAACAGAAGAACACATCATGATTCGTGATGCTGCAAGAGATTTTGCACAAACAGAATTATTACCTGGAGTTATCGAAAGAGACAATAAACAAGAGTTTCCTAACGAATTAGTTAAGAAAATGGGAGATTTAGGTTTTATGGGAATTATGGTAGATCCTAAATACGGAGGAAGCGGTATGGACGCAACTTCTTATGTATTAATTATGGAAGAACTTTCTAAAATAGACGCATCTGCATCTGTTATCGTATCTGTAAACAACTCTTTAGTATGCTACGGATTAGAAGCTTACGCATCTGAAGAACAAAAACAAAAATATTTAACAAAATTAGCTACTGGAGAATTTGTTGGTGCATTTTGTTTAAGTGAACCAGAAGCAGGATCAGATGCAACTTCACAAGCAACAACTGCAGAAGATAAAGGAGATCATTATGTAATTAATGGTACAAAAAACTGGATTACTAGTGGTGGTCGTGCAGATGTATACTTAGTTATAGCGCAAACAGATCGTTCTAAAGGGCACAGAGGAATCAACGCTTTTATTGTCGAAAAAGGAACAGAAGGTTTTCATGTAGGACCAAAAGAAGACAAATTAGGTATCCGCGGTAGCGACACACATACACTACAATTTAACGACGTAAAAGTACCTAAAGAAAATAGAATTGGTGAAGATGGTTTCGGATTTAAGTTTGCCATGAAAACACTTTCTGGAGGTAGAATTGGTATTGCTGCTCAGGCTTTAGGTATTGCTTCTGGCGCATACGAATTAGCTTTAAAATACTCGAAAGAACGTAAAGCTTTTGGTACAGAAATTTGCAACCACCAAGCAATTGCTTTTAAATTAGCAGATATGTACACAGAAATCGAAGCAGCAAGAATGTTAGTTATGAAAGCTGCTTGGGACAAAGACCAAGGCAACAATTACGACATGTCTAGCGCAATGGCTAAGTTATACGCATCTAAAGTTGCTATGGAACAAACTGTTGAAGCAGTTCAAATTCACGGTGGAAATGGTTTTGTTAAAGAATACCACGTAGAACGTTTAATGAGAGATGCTAAAATTACTCAGATTTACGAAGGAACTTCAGAAATTCAGAAAATTGTAATTTCTAGAGGCGTTATCAAAGGATAA